The proteins below come from a single Polymorphobacter fuscus genomic window:
- the rho gene encoding transcription termination factor Rho has protein sequence MHLHDLKRKTPAELVVMAEELGIENASTLRKQDIIFAILKATAEAGNEITGTGTIEVMPDGFGFLRSADSNYLAGPDDVYVTPQIVRKFGLRTGDTVEGEIRGPKDGERYFGLVRVIAINFDDPDVVRHRVNFDNLTPLYPDEKLNLDNNDPTIKDKTGRIIDIVAPLGKGQRCLIVAPPRVGKTMMMQNIARSISANHPEIFLIVLLIDERPEEVTDMQRTVKGEVISSTFDEPATRHVQIAEMVIEKAKRLVEHKRDVVILLDNITRLGRAYNTVVPSSGKVLTGGVDANALQRPKRFFGAARNIEEGGSLTIISTALIDTGSRMDEVIFEEFKGTGNSEIVLDRKIADKRVFPAIDIGKSGTRKEELLVDKNTLSKMWVLRRILMQMGTVDAVEFLIDKMKDSVTNKDFFDAMNH, from the coding sequence ATGCATCTTCACGACCTCAAGCGCAAAACCCCCGCCGAACTGGTTGTCATGGCGGAGGAGCTCGGCATCGAGAATGCCTCGACGCTGCGCAAGCAGGACATCATCTTCGCCATCCTGAAGGCGACCGCCGAGGCGGGCAACGAGATCACCGGCACCGGCACCATCGAAGTCATGCCCGACGGCTTCGGCTTCCTGCGGTCGGCCGATTCCAACTATCTGGCCGGGCCCGACGACGTCTATGTGACGCCGCAGATCGTCCGCAAGTTCGGGCTGCGCACCGGCGACACGGTGGAAGGCGAGATCCGCGGGCCCAAGGACGGCGAGCGCTATTTCGGCCTGGTCCGGGTGATCGCGATCAACTTCGACGATCCCGATGTCGTGCGCCACCGCGTCAACTTCGACAATCTGACGCCGCTCTATCCGGACGAAAAGCTCAACCTCGACAACAATGATCCGACGATCAAGGACAAGACCGGGCGGATCATCGACATCGTCGCGCCGCTCGGCAAGGGCCAGCGCTGCCTGATCGTGGCGCCGCCGCGCGTCGGCAAGACGATGATGATGCAGAACATCGCCCGGTCGATTTCGGCGAACCATCCCGAAATCTTCCTGATCGTGCTGCTGATCGACGAGCGGCCCGAGGAAGTCACCGACATGCAGCGCACCGTGAAGGGCGAGGTGATCTCCTCGACCTTCGACGAGCCGGCGACCCGCCACGTCCAGATCGCCGAAATGGTCATCGAAAAGGCCAAGCGCCTCGTCGAGCACAAGCGCGACGTGGTCATCCTGCTCGACAACATCACCCGCCTGGGGCGCGCCTACAACACGGTCGTCCCGTCGTCGGGCAAGGTGCTGACCGGCGGTGTCGACGCCAATGCGCTGCAGCGGCCCAAGCGCTTCTTCGGCGCGGCGCGCAACATCGAGGAAGGCGGTTCGCTGACCATTATCTCGACCGCGCTGATCGACACCGGCAGCCGCATGGATGAGGTGATCTTCGAAGAGTTCAAGGGCACTGGTAACTCGGAAATCGTCCTTGACCGCAAGATCGCCGACAAGCGCGTCTTCCCCGCCATCGACATCGGCAAGTCCGGCACTCGCAAGGAAGAGCTGCTGGTCGACAAGAACACCCTGTCGAAGATGTGGGTGCTGCGCCGCATCCTCATGCAGATGGGCACCGTGGATGCGGTGGAGTTCCTCATCGACAAGATGAAGGATTCGGTGACGAACAAGGACTTCTTTGACGCGATGAATCACTAG
- a CDS encoding lipopolysaccharide biosynthesis protein, producing MHNRHIARVRKVATNPALFAYGLKAGNALAAFAATALLARIAGPAVVGNYSFAVVTATLLGIVALHGLDLVMLREVAGDLRQANTGAARGVLRFATTSVAVAAAVITAIFLVAATIGQLSALLETDQAAMIGAAIGIGSAAFFRLGLAGLRAAGRPVAGQFWEGANSFVFAAIIVALWFAGLQVSALLAVLLFFGSQIASVAMVWVIVRRDARDWDAATPADGKRLRASGFPIMTIQGTQMFQDWLLFALVAGAASAAAVGALRVAMQVVMVIAIVVTTGETFIAAKVAGDLRAGRPDLVWRRHRRATLAMGLAIGPLVLVCILFPAQLLGLAFGPAFAVAGPALAIMAAGQATKIATGPIGGLLTMSGHEKWLLRFTVVGLALLVVLALWLVPIWGLEGAAVAQAVSVAFRNIAAFAAAWLLIPKEAPPAAP from the coding sequence ATGCACAATCGCCACATCGCCCGCGTGCGCAAGGTCGCCACCAACCCGGCGCTGTTCGCCTATGGGTTGAAGGCCGGCAACGCCCTGGCGGCGTTCGCGGCGACGGCACTGCTGGCGCGGATCGCGGGGCCGGCGGTGGTCGGCAATTACAGTTTCGCCGTCGTCACCGCGACATTGCTCGGCATCGTCGCGCTCCACGGGCTCGATCTGGTCATGCTGCGCGAGGTGGCGGGGGATTTGCGGCAGGCAAACACCGGCGCGGCGCGCGGCGTGCTGCGCTTTGCCACGACATCGGTCGCGGTGGCGGCGGCGGTGATCACGGCGATCTTCCTGGTAGCAGCGACGATCGGCCAGCTGTCCGCCCTGTTGGAAACCGACCAGGCGGCGATGATCGGCGCTGCCATCGGCATCGGGTCGGCGGCATTCTTCCGGCTGGGGCTGGCAGGGCTGCGCGCCGCCGGGCGGCCGGTGGCGGGACAGTTCTGGGAAGGCGCCAACAGTTTCGTCTTTGCCGCGATCATCGTGGCGCTGTGGTTTGCCGGCCTGCAGGTGTCGGCGCTGCTGGCGGTGTTGCTGTTCTTCGGCAGCCAGATCGCATCGGTGGCGATGGTCTGGGTGATCGTGCGGCGCGACGCGCGCGACTGGGATGCGGCGACGCCCGCCGATGGCAAACGGCTGCGCGCCTCGGGTTTTCCGATCATGACCATCCAGGGCACCCAGATGTTCCAGGACTGGCTGTTGTTCGCGCTGGTGGCCGGCGCGGCGAGTGCCGCCGCCGTGGGGGCGCTGCGCGTCGCCATGCAGGTGGTGATGGTCATCGCCATCGTGGTGACGACGGGGGAGACGTTCATCGCCGCCAAGGTGGCCGGCGACCTGCGCGCCGGGCGGCCCGACCTGGTGTGGCGGCGGCACCGGCGGGCTACGCTGGCGATGGGGCTGGCGATCGGGCCGCTGGTGCTGGTCTGCATCCTGTTTCCCGCCCAGTTGCTGGGGCTGGCGTTCGGCCCGGCCTTTGCCGTCGCCGGGCCGGCCCTCGCGATCATGGCGGCGGGCCAGGCGACCAAGATCGCCACCGGGCCGATCGGCGGGCTGCTGACCATGTCGGGGCATGAAAAATGGCTGTTGCGCTTCACCGTCGTCGGGCTGGCGCTGCTGGTGGTGCTGGCGCTGTGGCTGGTGCCGATCTGGGGGCTGGAAGGCGCCGCCGTGGCGCAGGCGGTGTCCGTTGCGTTCCGCAACATCGCCGCCTTTGCCGCGGCGTGGCTGCTCATCCCGAAAGAGGCGCCCCCCGCAGCGCCTTGA